A single window of Archangium gephyra DNA harbors:
- the hscA gene encoding Fe-S protein assembly chaperone HscA produces the protein MSKNGYLQIHDPLKPKGHAVGIDLGTTNSLVASVIQGKPRCIAADEGESNLLPSVVHYGKDGGVVVGARAKTLASEHPTDTILSVKRFMGRSPEDAETRKLGAYKFASGGKVVRFDVAGGQPVTPIEVSGEILRALKRRAESYFSGRVEQAVITVPAYFDDAQRQATKDAGRLAGLEVLRLLNEPTAAALAYGLDKGSQGTYAVYDLGGGTFDVSILKLVDGVFEVKSTGGDSALGGDDFDRAIAQRVLEALGQSSPSPSLVAEVLAASRKAKEALTDAPEVELTVGSHRQTLKRSDFEEWIRPLIQKTGVVCRRALKDAGVAASELDGVILVGGATRVPAVRRFVAEQFGREPLSDIDPDQVVALGAAVQADLLTNVDRQDEVLLLDVIPLSLGLETMGGLVEKLIQRNSTIPTAAAQVFTTFKDGQTGLDVHVLQGERELVEDCRSLARFTLSGIPPLPAGMARVEVRFQVDADGILAVTAKEQSTGTTQSITVKPSHGLTDEEIENMLLDSIDHAEDDVQVRQLREQRVESERVLTEAQRQLGEHGELLAEGERASIEAAMAKVREVAQGNDHHALKEAIHALDEVCKPFVERVMNQALTKVVAGHSVEEF, from the coding sequence GTGAGCAAGAACGGCTACCTGCAGATTCATGATCCCCTCAAGCCCAAGGGGCACGCGGTGGGGATCGACCTGGGAACCACGAACTCGCTGGTGGCGAGCGTCATCCAGGGCAAGCCCCGGTGCATCGCGGCGGACGAGGGGGAGTCCAACCTCCTGCCCTCCGTGGTGCACTACGGGAAGGACGGCGGCGTGGTGGTGGGCGCGCGGGCGAAGACGCTCGCGTCCGAGCACCCCACCGACACCATCCTCTCCGTGAAGCGCTTCATGGGCCGCAGCCCGGAGGACGCGGAGACGCGCAAGCTGGGGGCCTACAAGTTCGCCAGCGGCGGCAAGGTGGTGCGCTTCGACGTGGCCGGTGGCCAGCCGGTGACGCCCATCGAGGTGTCCGGCGAAATCCTGCGCGCCCTCAAGCGCCGGGCGGAGAGCTACTTCTCCGGCAGGGTGGAGCAGGCCGTCATCACCGTGCCCGCCTACTTCGACGATGCCCAGCGCCAGGCCACCAAGGACGCGGGCCGGCTCGCGGGCCTCGAGGTGCTGCGCCTGCTCAACGAGCCCACCGCGGCGGCGCTCGCCTACGGGCTCGACAAGGGCAGCCAGGGCACCTACGCGGTGTACGACCTCGGCGGCGGCACCTTCGACGTCTCCATCCTCAAGCTGGTGGACGGCGTCTTCGAGGTGAAGTCCACCGGGGGTGACTCGGCGCTCGGTGGCGACGACTTCGACCGGGCCATCGCCCAGCGCGTGCTGGAGGCCCTGGGCCAGTCCTCCCCTTCCCCTTCGCTGGTGGCCGAGGTGCTGGCCGCCTCACGCAAGGCCAAGGAGGCCCTCACCGACGCACCCGAGGTGGAGCTCACCGTGGGCTCGCACCGGCAGACGCTGAAACGCTCGGACTTCGAGGAGTGGATCCGCCCGCTCATCCAGAAGACGGGCGTGGTGTGCCGCCGGGCCCTCAAGGACGCGGGGGTGGCGGCCTCGGAGCTGGACGGCGTCATCCTCGTGGGCGGCGCCACCCGGGTGCCCGCCGTGCGCCGCTTCGTGGCCGAGCAGTTCGGCCGCGAGCCGCTCAGCGACATCGACCCGGACCAGGTGGTGGCGCTCGGGGCGGCCGTGCAGGCGGACCTGCTCACCAACGTGGACCGGCAGGACGAGGTGCTCCTGCTGGACGTCATCCCCCTGTCGCTCGGCCTGGAGACGATGGGCGGCCTGGTGGAGAAGCTGATTCAGCGCAACTCCACCATCCCCACCGCCGCGGCCCAGGTCTTCACCACCTTCAAGGACGGGCAGACGGGCCTGGACGTCCACGTGCTCCAGGGCGAGCGCGAGCTGGTGGAGGACTGCCGCAGCCTCGCCCGTTTCACGCTCAGTGGCATTCCTCCCCTGCCCGCCGGTATGGCCCGCGTGGAGGTGCGCTTCCAGGTGGACGCGGACGGCATCCTCGCCGTCACGGCGAAGGAGCAGAGCACCGGCACCACCCAGTCCATCACGGTGAAGCCCAGCCACGGCCTCACGGACGAGGAGATCGAGAACATGCTGCTCGACTCCATCGACCACGCCGAGGACGACGTGCAGGTGCGCCAGCTGCGCGAGCAGCGGGTGGAGTCCGAGCGCGTCCTCACCGAGGCCCAGCGTCAGCTCGGGGAGCACGGGGAGCTGCTGGCGGAGGGGGAGCGGGCCTCCATCGAGGCGGCCATGGCGAAGGTGCGCGAGGTGGCCCAGGGGAACGACCACCACGCCCTCAAGGAAGCCATCCATGCCCTGGACGAGGTGTGCAAGCCCTTCGTCGAGCGGGTGATGAACCAGGCCCTGACGAAGGTCGTCGCGGGCCATTCGGTCGAGGAGTTCTGA
- a CDS encoding lysylphosphatidylglycerol synthase transmembrane domain-containing protein — translation MKRPAGRTFLKALAVVVGVALSAVLISSVFFRLNPGGDGPLLVPRFPLEKLLRDLPGHLRWLLPFMLLSAAIIPLRAVQWQRTLSKPVPLLERYHLVAIGAFTHNAVPGKLGDVMRSFLMSRTQRIPFLQSLGSVLVCKLLEFAALMGLLAVSFLGPFGETMSGFAGPLRIAVGVCVGLVVLVVLLAHYALPLARWLERTHRLPRARHLLGHVSEGLGTARSFRGMGKALLFSVGPVLAPALAYGLALRGIGVRGGIFAGAVILGAIALGQAPGVPAGTGIYFGVTSGVARSLLGAAPEDAAAFSLLTWLGTVLSQVLVGALSVRFRGIRLKDLRKGGSLAREATSHVAHESVQPVHTPG, via the coding sequence ATGAAGCGCCCCGCGGGCCGGACGTTCCTCAAGGCACTGGCGGTGGTGGTGGGGGTGGCGCTGTCCGCCGTCCTCATCTCCAGCGTCTTCTTCCGGTTGAATCCGGGAGGGGACGGGCCCCTGCTCGTCCCACGCTTCCCGCTGGAGAAGCTCCTCCGCGACCTGCCGGGCCACCTGCGCTGGCTCCTCCCCTTCATGCTGCTCTCCGCGGCCATCATCCCGCTGCGGGCGGTGCAGTGGCAGAGGACGCTGAGCAAGCCCGTCCCCCTGCTCGAGCGCTACCACCTGGTGGCCATTGGCGCCTTCACCCACAACGCGGTGCCCGGGAAGCTCGGGGACGTGATGCGCTCGTTCCTGATGTCGCGCACCCAGCGCATTCCGTTCCTCCAGTCGCTGGGCTCGGTGCTGGTGTGCAAGCTGCTGGAGTTCGCCGCGCTGATGGGGCTGTTGGCCGTGTCCTTCCTCGGGCCCTTTGGCGAGACGATGTCCGGGTTCGCCGGGCCGCTGCGAATCGCCGTGGGGGTGTGCGTGGGACTGGTGGTGCTGGTGGTGCTGCTGGCCCACTACGCGCTGCCGCTGGCCCGCTGGTTGGAGCGCACGCACCGGCTGCCCCGGGCGCGGCACCTGCTGGGGCACGTGTCCGAGGGCCTGGGCACCGCGCGCAGCTTCCGGGGCATGGGCAAGGCGCTGCTCTTCTCCGTGGGGCCGGTACTGGCGCCCGCCCTGGCCTATGGGTTGGCCCTCCGGGGCATTGGCGTGCGCGGAGGAATCTTCGCCGGTGCCGTCATCCTGGGCGCCATCGCGCTCGGCCAGGCCCCCGGGGTGCCGGCGGGCACGGGCATCTACTTCGGGGTGACGAGCGGGGTGGCGAGAAGCCTGCTGGGGGCCGCGCCCGAGGACGCGGCGGCCTTCTCCCTCCTCACCTGGCTGGGCACCGTGCTGAGCCAGGTGCTGGTGGGGGCGCTCTCCGTCCGCTTCCGGGGCATCCGGCTGAAGGACCTGCGCAAGGGCGGCAGTCTGGCGCGCGAGGCCACCAGCCATGTGGCCCACGAGTCCGTGCAGCCCGTCCACACCCCGGGCTGA
- the map gene encoding type I methionyl aminopeptidase, with protein MQHDTRSPAKLPGPNEPCWCGSGNKYKKCHRGDDSQARAPAPASRRVRPGAVSPRRPVPAHIPRPDYAETGRPGPGAKGDPATRVERMRRACRAAAEVLQVTGAAVKPGITTDALDAICHEEYIRRGGYPSTLNYHGFPKSLCTSVNEVILHGIPDSRPLEDGDIVNLDVTIFLDGMHGDCSATFPVGKIDAASEQLLRVTRECMMLGIEAVKPGLPINVIGRAIEAHAKRYGYGVVQSYCGHGIGEIFHLEPQVSHTFDYHATDIIQEGMFFTIEPMLTMGSIRHLDWDDGWTVVTADGKRSAQFEHTIYVTRDGAEILTQV; from the coding sequence ATCCAGCACGACACTCGCTCCCCCGCGAAACTGCCCGGCCCCAACGAGCCCTGCTGGTGCGGCAGTGGGAACAAGTACAAGAAGTGCCACCGCGGCGATGACTCCCAGGCCCGCGCGCCCGCCCCCGCCTCCCGGCGTGTGCGGCCCGGTGCGGTGAGCCCCCGCAGGCCCGTTCCCGCTCATATCCCCCGGCCCGATTACGCGGAGACCGGCCGCCCCGGCCCCGGTGCGAAGGGAGACCCGGCCACCCGCGTGGAGCGCATGCGCAGGGCCTGCCGCGCCGCCGCCGAGGTCCTCCAGGTCACCGGCGCCGCCGTGAAGCCCGGCATCACCACCGACGCGCTCGATGCCATCTGCCACGAGGAATACATCCGACGCGGCGGCTACCCCAGCACCCTGAACTACCACGGGTTCCCCAAGTCCCTCTGCACCTCGGTCAACGAGGTCATCCTTCACGGCATCCCCGACAGCCGGCCCCTGGAGGATGGCGACATCGTCAACCTCGACGTCACCATCTTCCTCGATGGGATGCACGGGGACTGCTCCGCCACCTTCCCTGTCGGCAAGATCGACGCCGCCTCCGAGCAGCTGCTCCGCGTGACTCGCGAGTGCATGATGCTCGGGATTGAAGCGGTCAAGCCGGGGCTTCCCATCAACGTCATCGGCCGCGCCATCGAGGCCCATGCCAAGCGCTACGGCTATGGCGTCGTGCAGTCGTACTGCGGCCACGGCATCGGGGAGATCTTCCACCTCGAGCCGCAGGTGTCCCATACCTTCGACTACCACGCGACCGACATCATCCAGGAAGGCATGTTCTTCACCATCGAGCCCATGCTCACCATGGGCTCCATCCGCCACCTGGACTGGGATGACGGATGGACCGTGGTCACCGCCGATGGGAAGAGGTCCGCTCAGTTCGAGCACACCATCTATGTGACACGGGATGGGGCGGAGATCCTCACCCAGGTGTGA
- the iscU gene encoding Fe-S cluster assembly scaffold IscU translates to MAYSDKVIDHYENPRNVGTLDKADPNVGTGLVGAPACGDVMRLQLKISDDGIIQDAKFKTFGCGSAIASSSLVTEWVKGKTVDQAMTISNKDVARELALPPVKIHCSVLAEDAIKAAIDDFKKKREARQQKA, encoded by the coding sequence ATGGCTTACAGCGACAAAGTCATCGACCACTACGAGAACCCCCGCAACGTCGGCACGCTCGACAAGGCCGACCCGAACGTGGGCACGGGCCTGGTGGGCGCTCCGGCGTGCGGCGACGTGATGCGCCTGCAGCTGAAGATCAGCGACGACGGCATCATCCAGGACGCCAAGTTCAAGACGTTCGGCTGCGGCTCGGCCATCGCGTCCAGCTCGCTGGTGACCGAGTGGGTGAAGGGCAAGACGGTGGACCAGGCGATGACCATCTCCAACAAGGACGTGGCCCGCGAGCTGGCGCTGCCGCCGGTGAAGATCCACTGCTCGGTGCTGGCCGAGGACGCCATCAAGGCGGCCATCGACGACTTCAAGAAGAAGCGCGAAGCGCGGCAGCAGAAGGCCTGA
- a CDS encoding SPFH domain-containing protein: protein MSANEKRAVKLNAVGAMELSVGGRNELARSGGGEPPQGDEPRRYSQAGWRAGKPEEDPEKMKKWGLVTARPSEFLIHMRRGRVRDVSGQGASCFKLPGDAVAIVPTSVQRLQFTADQVTNEKVGVQVTGLAVYRIVDPLVAFRMLNFSFPERAQQKLAELLREMFVGAVRRLVANLSVEECLSKRKEGIATELMKEIAPVVSGKGRPEDRTDSGWGVVLDTIEIQDVRVLSETVFANMQARFREEQERVAREAELAKERFIQREEAEAERQTALTRLATEEEVRHKRQEAEEQAKLEALAVESRVEEARVAKERSTRQAQVGLERETALAKLNAELEVREQKTKAEEAQKLAQLEAERRMSEAKLAQERALAASKAQAELEKLKLEQQAQTAKLTNERALAAAKAQAELERLKLEQEAEAARLAHERQMAAVRAEAELEKLHQEQQAQTARHGAMVAVLQQEAERARAQAKLAEARCAIAEAELAMAEMDARKARITQDPELAKVRALKEIENTLSPEAIQLVLAQQLPQVAAAFQQKMGEVHVTAVDGANPFGYIAAAVEGVMGLARSAGLQVPAPKKDQAV, encoded by the coding sequence ATGAGCGCGAACGAGAAGCGGGCCGTGAAGCTGAACGCCGTGGGAGCCATGGAGCTGTCGGTGGGGGGGAGGAACGAGCTGGCGCGCAGTGGAGGGGGCGAGCCGCCGCAGGGGGACGAGCCGCGCCGGTACTCGCAGGCGGGGTGGAGGGCGGGCAAGCCGGAGGAGGACCCGGAGAAGATGAAGAAGTGGGGCCTGGTGACGGCGAGGCCGAGCGAGTTCCTCATCCACATGCGGCGGGGCCGCGTGCGGGACGTGAGCGGGCAGGGCGCCTCGTGCTTCAAGCTGCCGGGCGACGCGGTGGCCATCGTCCCGACGAGCGTGCAGCGGCTGCAGTTCACCGCGGACCAGGTGACGAACGAGAAGGTCGGCGTGCAGGTGACGGGCCTGGCGGTGTACCGGATTGTCGATCCGCTGGTGGCCTTCCGGATGCTGAACTTCTCCTTCCCGGAGCGGGCGCAGCAGAAGCTGGCGGAGCTGCTGCGGGAGATGTTCGTGGGCGCGGTGCGGCGGCTGGTGGCGAACCTGTCGGTGGAGGAGTGCCTCTCCAAGCGCAAGGAGGGCATCGCCACGGAGCTGATGAAGGAGATTGCTCCGGTGGTGTCGGGGAAGGGGCGGCCGGAGGACCGGACGGACTCGGGGTGGGGCGTGGTCCTGGACACGATTGAAATCCAGGACGTGCGGGTGCTGTCGGAGACGGTGTTCGCGAACATGCAGGCGCGCTTCCGCGAGGAGCAGGAGCGGGTGGCGCGCGAGGCGGAGCTGGCCAAGGAGCGCTTCATCCAGCGGGAGGAGGCGGAGGCGGAGCGGCAGACGGCGCTGACGCGGCTGGCGACGGAGGAGGAGGTCCGGCACAAGCGTCAGGAGGCGGAGGAGCAGGCGAAGCTGGAGGCGCTGGCGGTCGAGTCGAGGGTGGAGGAGGCGCGGGTCGCGAAGGAGCGGAGCACGCGGCAGGCGCAGGTGGGGTTGGAGCGGGAGACGGCGCTGGCGAAGCTGAACGCCGAGCTGGAGGTGAGGGAGCAGAAGACGAAGGCGGAGGAGGCGCAGAAGCTGGCGCAGCTGGAGGCGGAGCGGCGGATGTCGGAGGCGAAGCTGGCGCAGGAGCGGGCGCTGGCGGCGTCGAAGGCGCAGGCGGAGCTGGAGAAGCTGAAGCTGGAGCAGCAGGCGCAGACGGCGAAGCTGACGAACGAGCGGGCGTTGGCGGCGGCGAAGGCGCAGGCGGAGCTGGAGCGGCTGAAGCTGGAGCAGGAGGCGGAGGCGGCGCGGCTGGCGCACGAGCGGCAGATGGCGGCGGTGAGGGCGGAGGCGGAGCTGGAGAAGCTGCACCAGGAGCAGCAGGCGCAGACGGCTCGGCACGGGGCGATGGTGGCGGTGTTGCAGCAGGAGGCGGAGCGGGCGAGGGCGCAGGCGAAGCTGGCCGAGGCGCGGTGCGCGATCGCCGAGGCGGAGCTGGCGATGGCGGAGATGGATGCGCGCAAGGCGCGGATCACGCAGGATCCGGAGCTGGCGAAGGTGAGGGCGCTGAAGGAGATCGAGAACACGCTGTCGCCGGAGGCGATCCAGCTGGTGCTGGCGCAGCAGTTGCCGCAGGTGGCGGCGGCGTTCCAGCAGAAGATGGGGGAGGTGCACGTGACGGCGGTGGATGGAGCCAACCCGTTCGGCTACATCGCGGCGGCGGTGGAGGGCGTCATGGGCCTGGCGCGCTCGGCGGGGCTGCAGGTGCCCGCGCCGAAGAAGGACCAGGCCGTCTGA
- a CDS encoding HesB/IscA family protein codes for MNEQATNQTSQTPTAPAATAAKPARGITLHESAVGQLKKLLEERQTPEAGLRIAVRGGGCSGLAYVMEWAEKPREKDKIFERDGVRVFVDPKSYLYLLGTEIVYESTLMASGFKLNNPNVKGSCGCGESFSV; via the coding sequence ATGAACGAGCAGGCGACCAATCAGACGAGCCAGACGCCGACGGCGCCTGCCGCCACGGCCGCGAAGCCGGCGCGGGGCATCACGCTGCACGAGAGCGCGGTGGGGCAGCTCAAGAAGCTGCTGGAGGAGCGGCAGACGCCCGAGGCGGGGCTGCGCATCGCGGTGCGGGGTGGCGGGTGCTCGGGGCTGGCGTACGTGATGGAGTGGGCGGAGAAGCCGCGCGAGAAGGACAAGATCTTCGAGCGGGACGGGGTGCGGGTGTTCGTGGATCCGAAGAGCTACCTGTATCTGCTCGGCACGGAGATCGTGTACGAGTCGACGCTGATGGCCTCGGGGTTCAAGCTGAACAACCCGAACGTGAAGGGCTCGTGCGGCTGCGGCGAGAGCTTCTCGGTCTGA
- a CDS encoding 2Fe-2S iron-sulfur cluster-binding protein, translating to MPKVHFQSPLQDVTVEVSTGTTLLDAAEKAGAQVGHSCGGVCACSTCHIWVRKGLESLSEQTDQEMDRLDMGFDVRPYSRLSCQTELGNEDILVEITEESLTAYLDENPAVRRRLESEGKWPLKK from the coding sequence GTGCCCAAGGTCCACTTCCAGAGCCCCCTGCAAGACGTCACCGTGGAGGTGTCCACGGGGACCACCCTGCTGGACGCCGCCGAGAAGGCCGGTGCCCAGGTGGGTCACTCCTGCGGCGGGGTCTGCGCCTGCTCCACCTGCCACATCTGGGTGCGCAAGGGCCTCGAGTCGCTCTCCGAACAGACGGACCAGGAGATGGACCGGCTGGACATGGGCTTCGACGTGCGCCCGTACTCCCGCCTGTCCTGCCAGACCGAGCTGGGGAATGAGGACATCCTCGTGGAGATTACGGAGGAGTCCCTCACGGCCTACCTGGATGAGAACCCCGCCGTCCGGCGCCGGCTCGAATCCGAGGGGAAATGGCCGTTGAAGAAGTGA
- a CDS encoding IscS subfamily cysteine desulfurase — MLKLPIYMDNHATTPMDPRVLEAMMPYLREDFGNAASRNHPFGWKAEAAVEQARKQVAALIGASEKELVFTSGATESDNLAIKGVVEFYKEKGDHIITLKTEHKAVLDTCKRLERVRQERLDELRLMRLAQLTGAPVSRDHLAELSIKHDLDNDAVYRQWAEMPTGGARVTYLEVEKDGRVDLAKLEAAMTDKTILVSIMLANNEIGTVQPVAEIGKLCRKRGILFHCDAVQGIGKVPFNVEEMNVDLASITSHKMYGPKGVGALYVRRKPRVRIAPIIDGGGHERGMRSGTLNVAAIVGFGKAAELARQEMADESARLFRMREKLRKGIMDQLDMVTVNGSLEHRLPGNLNISFAYVEGEALMMAIKDVAVSSGSACTSASLEPSYVLRACGVEEELAHSSIRFGLGRFNTEEEVDYVIKLMVDKVNRLREMSPLYEMAKEGIDLKSIEWTAH, encoded by the coding sequence ATGCTGAAGCTGCCCATCTACATGGACAACCACGCCACCACCCCGATGGATCCGCGGGTGCTGGAGGCGATGATGCCGTACCTGCGTGAGGACTTCGGCAACGCCGCGTCGCGCAACCACCCCTTCGGCTGGAAGGCCGAGGCGGCGGTGGAGCAGGCGCGCAAGCAGGTGGCGGCGCTCATCGGCGCGTCCGAGAAGGAGCTCGTTTTCACCTCGGGCGCCACCGAGTCCGACAACCTCGCCATCAAGGGCGTGGTGGAGTTCTACAAGGAGAAGGGTGATCACATCATCACCCTGAAGACCGAGCACAAGGCGGTGCTCGACACCTGCAAGCGCCTGGAGCGCGTCCGCCAGGAGCGGCTGGACGAGCTGAGGCTGATGCGGCTGGCGCAGCTGACGGGCGCGCCCGTGTCGCGCGACCACCTGGCCGAGCTGTCCATCAAGCACGACCTGGACAACGACGCCGTGTACCGCCAGTGGGCGGAGATGCCCACCGGGGGCGCGCGCGTCACCTACCTGGAAGTGGAGAAGGACGGCCGGGTGGACCTCGCCAAGCTCGAGGCGGCCATGACGGACAAGACCATCCTGGTCTCCATCATGCTGGCCAACAACGAGATCGGCACCGTGCAGCCGGTGGCGGAGATCGGCAAGCTGTGCCGCAAGCGCGGCATCCTCTTCCACTGCGACGCGGTGCAGGGCATCGGCAAGGTGCCCTTCAACGTGGAGGAGATGAACGTCGACCTGGCGTCCATCACCTCGCACAAGATGTACGGCCCCAAGGGCGTGGGCGCGCTCTACGTGCGCCGCAAGCCGCGCGTGCGCATCGCCCCCATCATCGACGGTGGTGGTCATGAGCGCGGTATGCGCTCGGGCACGCTGAACGTGGCGGCCATCGTGGGCTTCGGCAAGGCGGCGGAGCTCGCCCGCCAGGAGATGGCCGACGAGTCCGCACGCCTCTTCCGCATGCGCGAGAAGCTGCGCAAGGGCATCATGGACCAGCTGGACATGGTGACGGTGAACGGCTCGCTGGAGCACCGGCTGCCGGGCAACCTCAACATCTCCTTCGCCTATGTCGAGGGCGAGGCGCTGATGATGGCCATCAAGGACGTGGCGGTGTCCTCGGGTTCGGCGTGCACCTCGGCGTCGCTGGAGCCCTCGTACGTGCTGCGCGCGTGCGGCGTGGAGGAGGAGCTGGCGCACAGCTCCATCCGCTTCGGCCTCGGCCGCTTCAACACCGAGGAGGAGGTCGACTACGTCATCAAGCTCATGGTGGACAAGGTGAACCGCCTGCGCGAGATGAGCCCGCTGTACGAGATGGCCAAAGAGGGCATCGACCTGAAGAGCATCGAGTGGACGGCGCACTAG
- a CDS encoding DUF1990 family protein produces the protein MTHVEWRLLRGWSADEVLAWLEQASTLPLNFEAAEEEMTLDNGWNQVESQAVIARDHPGAPSPEDAFDKLKHALLYYGFSDPRVVYGHFDAAVPLQDRPVLLELKSMGLHYLCPVRIGAIRSEQQDERTVYGFRIDTLRGHIEAGREWFLLIKDHRSGELRFHIKASWREGQFPNWWSRLGFALLGRRYQRAWHHLAHARMRELLRTGHLERHPDAEALVHTHLKVDEKPVQFYSQKSLGRRLGGVEQESEHMRRDALLNTVGFGVLAGMRSFSAPAFLSHQLAQQPVDAPKGRVHALASERNSRVLRVLAAGELVADKLPWIPARVSPPSLVARALSGALAGAAVAAPHRRMTVGRALLGAAAAVASSFAFYKLRQVATRDWGVPNLVAGLVEDAVALALGNRLLVRIG, from the coding sequence ATGACGCATGTCGAGTGGCGCTTGCTACGCGGCTGGTCGGCCGACGAGGTGCTGGCCTGGCTCGAGCAGGCCTCCACCCTCCCCCTCAACTTCGAGGCGGCCGAGGAGGAGATGACGCTCGACAACGGCTGGAACCAGGTGGAGTCCCAGGCCGTCATCGCGCGGGATCACCCGGGCGCGCCCTCCCCGGAGGATGCATTCGACAAACTGAAGCATGCCCTCCTCTATTACGGCTTCTCCGACCCGCGCGTCGTGTACGGGCACTTCGACGCCGCCGTGCCGCTGCAGGACCGGCCGGTGCTGCTCGAGCTCAAGTCCATGGGCCTGCACTACCTCTGCCCGGTGCGCATCGGCGCCATCCGCTCCGAGCAGCAGGACGAGCGGACCGTGTACGGCTTCCGCATCGACACGCTGCGGGGACACATCGAGGCCGGGCGGGAGTGGTTCCTGCTCATCAAGGACCACCGCAGCGGCGAGCTGCGCTTCCACATCAAGGCCTCCTGGCGCGAGGGCCAGTTCCCCAACTGGTGGAGCCGGCTGGGCTTCGCGCTGCTGGGGCGGCGCTACCAGCGCGCCTGGCACCACCTGGCCCACGCCCGGATGCGGGAGCTGCTGCGCACCGGCCACCTGGAGCGGCATCCCGATGCCGAGGCGCTGGTCCACACGCACCTGAAAGTGGATGAGAAGCCGGTGCAGTTCTACTCGCAGAAGAGCCTCGGCCGCCGGCTTGGCGGCGTCGAGCAGGAGAGTGAGCACATGAGACGGGACGCGTTATTGAACACCGTGGGCTTCGGAGTGCTGGCCGGAATGCGGAGCTTCAGCGCTCCCGCCTTCCTCAGTCACCAGCTGGCGCAACAGCCCGTCGACGCACCCAAGGGGCGTGTGCATGCACTCGCGTCCGAGCGGAACTCGCGCGTGCTGCGCGTGCTGGCCGCCGGCGAGCTCGTCGCCGACAAGCTGCCGTGGATTCCCGCACGCGTCTCGCCGCCGTCCCTGGTGGCGAGGGCCCTCTCGGGCGCACTGGCGGGCGCCGCCGTGGCGGCTCCGCACCGGCGGATGACCGTGGGCCGGGCCCTGCTCGGCGCGGCGGCGGCCGTGGCCTCGTCCTTCGCCTTCTACAAGCTGCGGCAGGTGGCGACGCGCGACTGGGGTGTCCCCAACCTGGTGGCGGGGCTGGTGGAGGACGCCGTGGCCCTCGCGCTCGGCAACAGGCTGCTCGTCCGCATCGGTTGA
- a CDS encoding DUF1990 family protein — translation MEEAGTEASGGLFDGLLRATEGSGPLLQRDYWAVIDRCGCSPSELMELVATRFPEFAPEELVIFEPEHERDGPLEPGDELRVNIRGAGTFRVRIIHRERQSLTLATLPGHPEAGRITFGAYRNERGDVIFHIRSRARSGSRVMYLGFRTGGEAMQTNTWTDFVNAVALTVGEGVIGFLHAETSLMEEAHESADDIQGPTFLARGDET, via the coding sequence ATGGAGGAGGCAGGCACGGAAGCGAGCGGTGGCTTGTTCGACGGGCTGCTCCGCGCGACGGAGGGCAGCGGCCCGCTGCTGCAACGCGATTACTGGGCCGTCATCGATCGCTGCGGGTGCTCCCCCTCGGAGCTGATGGAGCTGGTGGCCACGCGCTTCCCGGAGTTCGCCCCGGAGGAGCTGGTCATCTTCGAGCCCGAGCACGAACGGGACGGGCCGCTGGAGCCAGGTGACGAGCTGCGGGTGAACATCCGCGGGGCGGGGACGTTCCGCGTACGCATCATCCACCGGGAGCGCCAGAGCCTCACCCTGGCCACCCTTCCCGGGCACCCGGAAGCGGGACGCATCACCTTTGGCGCCTACCGCAACGAGCGGGGCGACGTCATCTTCCACATCCGCAGCCGGGCCCGCTCCGGCTCGCGGGTGATGTACCTGGGGTTCCGCACCGGCGGCGAGGCCATGCAGACCAACACCTGGACCGACTTCGTGAACGCCGTGGCCCTCACCGTGGGCGAGGGCGTCATCGGCTTCCTCCACGCGGAGACCAGCCTCATGGAAGAGGCGCACGAGAGCGCGGATGACATCCAGGGTCCCACCTTCCTCGCTCGCGGAGACGAGACATGA
- the hscB gene encoding Fe-S protein assembly co-chaperone HscB: MAARPPGATHFDVFGLPRTYDVDVAALERQYRELSLKLHPDRFAQAEARERRLSLEQTTALNEATKTLKDPTRRAFYLLKLLGVDLEREDTGAQKDMPLEFLEEVMELREALDEAMEAKNLEGARKMATDVEARRKAALQEAVDTLRGLEKGPPVESSVKKASHALGRVRYFTRFLEQVETFEEEMLS; encoded by the coding sequence ATCGCGGCCCGGCCGCCGGGAGCGACCCACTTCGACGTCTTCGGACTGCCCCGGACGTACGACGTGGACGTGGCGGCGCTGGAGCGCCAGTACCGGGAGCTGTCGCTGAAGCTGCACCCGGATCGCTTCGCCCAGGCCGAGGCGCGTGAGCGCCGGCTGTCCCTGGAGCAGACGACGGCGCTCAACGAGGCGACGAAGACGCTCAAGGACCCCACCCGGCGGGCCTTCTACCTGTTGAAGCTGCTCGGGGTGGACCTGGAGCGGGAGGACACCGGAGCGCAGAAGGACATGCCCCTCGAGTTCCTCGAGGAGGTCATGGAGCTGCGCGAGGCGCTCGACGAGGCGATGGAAGCGAAGAACCTGGAGGGGGCACGGAAGATGGCCACGGACGTGGAGGCCCGCCGCAAGGCCGCCCTCCAGGAGGCCGTGGACACGCTGCGCGGCCTGGAAAAGGGCCCCCCGGTCGAGTCATCGGTGAAAAAGGCGTCGCACGCGCTGGGACGGGTGAGGTACTTCACGCGCTTCCTCGAGCAGGTGGAGACGTTCGAGGAGGAGATGCTGTCGTGA